One part of the Thiomicrospira cyclica ALM1 genome encodes these proteins:
- a CDS encoding sensor histidine kinase, whose product MLVVLLLLLLPIMVFKFSLDVQNQELKNQMSNDLQSAKALSLLLTATHNSLSETSTETWAKQLTFLDQTLNLDSEHQTIWLLNDHGQVFYVYGDLTPRLSLGLYGLWQRFLLRWQPIIQQTPRVQDDAFDQLIEDSLSGQTVQAIRQEGLFPASLMTSTPLQLADAEGTSHLGVIIFEQTLTTLIDRSIGGLFAFLLALMILLVIWGLAVIALAAHVSWRIGRLQQALKQGVVSLKTYNQACYQPPLLPINDEIQQLNDDIAQLFKQISDYQRYLASLPSTLNHELHNPLNRLNLALARLPIDAAQKQPFEQAIAQITDITQRLTEAQNLKASIANTQLQRTNLVPRLNDYFSQVIDYIGQDKVIYQPFQAQTAWVMADSFLIEQLFDKLIDNAVAFNADPAPIRISCELTVREHHDVALVVRICNQGPAWPTHVDPRTEFFSMRESFDKISISHNADHLDTDKPHLGLGLHLADLIAKRHNGHLLLTDYITTSSSHSKDPIGVCVALVLPRLRL is encoded by the coding sequence ATGCTCGTTGTATTACTGCTGTTGCTACTACCTATTATGGTATTTAAATTTAGTTTAGATGTACAAAATCAAGAACTTAAAAACCAAATGTCAAATGATCTACAAAGTGCTAAAGCACTGAGTCTGCTTTTAACGGCAACACATAATAGCTTGTCAGAAACCTCCACTGAAACATGGGCTAAGCAATTAACCTTTTTAGATCAAACACTTAACTTAGACTCCGAACACCAAACCATATGGTTGTTAAATGATCATGGCCAGGTGTTTTATGTTTATGGTGATTTAACACCTAGGCTTTCGTTAGGTTTATATGGGCTTTGGCAACGATTTTTATTACGCTGGCAGCCCATTATTCAGCAGACACCAAGAGTGCAAGATGATGCGTTTGATCAACTCATTGAAGATAGCCTTAGCGGTCAAACCGTACAAGCGATTCGACAGGAGGGGCTGTTTCCAGCCAGTTTAATGACCAGCACCCCACTTCAACTTGCTGACGCTGAAGGCACAAGCCACCTTGGGGTGATTATTTTTGAGCAAACACTAACAACATTAATTGATCGTTCGATAGGCGGGTTGTTTGCATTCTTGTTAGCACTGATGATATTACTGGTGATTTGGGGATTGGCGGTTATTGCTCTAGCGGCTCATGTGTCATGGCGCATCGGTCGCCTACAACAAGCCTTGAAACAAGGCGTTGTGTCACTTAAGACTTATAACCAGGCCTGCTATCAGCCTCCCCTATTACCCATTAACGATGAAATTCAACAACTTAATGATGATATTGCACAACTTTTTAAACAAATTAGTGATTACCAACGTTATTTGGCGAGTTTACCGAGCACTCTCAACCATGAACTACATAATCCGCTCAACCGACTCAATTTAGCCTTAGCACGATTACCAATTGATGCGGCACAAAAACAGCCGTTTGAACAAGCGATCGCACAAATCACCGATATTACCCAGCGCTTAACTGAGGCACAGAACCTCAAAGCGAGCATTGCTAACACTCAGTTACAACGCACAAATCTTGTGCCCCGACTGAATGACTATTTTTCACAGGTGATCGATTATATTGGCCAAGATAAGGTTATTTATCAGCCTTTCCAAGCCCAAACAGCCTGGGTTATGGCCGACAGTTTCTTAATTGAACAGTTGTTTGATAAGCTGATTGATAACGCGGTGGCATTTAATGCCGATCCGGCACCGATTCGTATTTCATGTGAATTAACGGTTAGGGAGCATCATGACGTTGCGTTAGTTGTTCGAATCTGTAACCAGGGACCGGCTTGGCCAACTCATGTTGATCCAAGAACCGAGTTTTTTAGTATGAGAGAATCCTTCGACAAAATTTCAATAAGTCATAATGCTGACCATTTAGACACTGATAAACCACACTTAGGTCTGGGATTACATTTAGCAGACCTGATCGCTAAACGCCATAACGGGCATCTGTTATTAACAGATTATATAACCACCAGTTCTTCCCACTCTAAAGATCCAATCGGCGTTTGTGTAGCGCTTGTGCTTCCACGCTTAAGGCTGTGA
- the dnaB gene encoding replicative DNA helicase, whose translation MTKTPANEIFKIPPHSEEAEQSVLGALMLSGDIFDEVFGLINEQDFYTKQHQRIFSAIHTLAQRSTAVDLVTLTSHLEAQNQLTDCGGRHYLIDLVTNTPGPSNALFYARIVREKAILRQLIAASNDIANRCYNSKGATTRDILDQAESSVLAIAEHGAGKQRQYMTIDDLLGSAMIRLDEIFNTEGNITGIATHLSAFDDMTAGLQRGDLLIVAGRPSMGKTTFSMNVAENVATRSKEPVAVFSLEMPGEQLALRMLSSIGRIDSKKMRTGDLGPEDWSNLNAAVAKLSSAQIFIDDTPALSINELRARARRIDKDVREKQRREAIAEGVDLDAINAKGLGLIVIDYLQLMRGSTQTDNRVNEISEISRGLKALAKELNIPVIALSQLNRSLEQRPNKRPVMSDLRESGAIEQDADLIIFIYRDEVYNPDSEDKGTAEIIIGKHRNGSIGTLRLTFIGQYTRFENFINLPDQDNHF comes from the coding sequence ATGACCAAAACACCCGCTAACGAAATCTTTAAAATCCCACCACACTCTGAAGAAGCTGAGCAATCAGTTCTTGGTGCTTTAATGCTCTCCGGTGATATTTTCGATGAGGTTTTTGGTTTAATTAATGAACAAGATTTTTATACTAAACAACATCAGCGTATTTTTTCAGCGATCCATACCTTAGCTCAGCGAAGTACAGCGGTGGATTTAGTCACGCTTACCAGTCATTTAGAAGCACAGAACCAATTAACTGATTGCGGTGGACGGCATTATTTAATTGATTTAGTAACCAACACACCAGGTCCAAGTAACGCATTATTTTATGCTCGAATTGTTAGAGAGAAGGCGATCCTTCGTCAATTAATAGCGGCTTCAAATGACATTGCTAATCGTTGTTATAACAGCAAAGGCGCAACCACCCGTGATATCCTTGACCAGGCAGAGTCTAGCGTTTTGGCTATTGCAGAGCATGGTGCCGGAAAACAGCGTCAATATATGACAATTGATGATTTGCTTGGTAGCGCCATGATTCGCTTAGATGAGATTTTTAATACCGAAGGGAATATTACCGGTATCGCCACACATTTATCCGCCTTTGACGATATGACCGCAGGCTTGCAGCGGGGTGATTTATTAATTGTTGCTGGACGCCCCTCAATGGGGAAAACCACCTTCTCGATGAATGTCGCTGAAAATGTCGCTACGCGCTCAAAAGAACCTGTTGCGGTGTTTAGTTTAGAAATGCCAGGAGAACAGTTAGCTCTAAGGATGCTAAGTTCGATTGGTCGCATTGATTCAAAAAAAATGCGGACCGGTGACTTAGGTCCTGAAGATTGGAGTAACCTGAATGCGGCTGTAGCAAAGTTATCATCAGCACAAATTTTCATTGATGATACGCCGGCACTATCAATCAATGAGTTACGTGCACGAGCAAGGCGTATCGACAAGGATGTGCGTGAAAAACAACGTCGTGAAGCGATTGCAGAAGGGGTAGATTTAGATGCTATTAACGCAAAAGGACTAGGATTAATAGTTATTGACTACTTACAATTAATGCGCGGCTCAACACAAACTGATAACCGTGTTAACGAAATTTCTGAGATTTCACGCGGTTTAAAAGCATTAGCGAAAGAATTAAATATTCCTGTTATCGCTTTGTCGCAGTTAAATCGTAGCCTTGAACAACGCCCTAACAAACGCCCGGTAATGTCGGATTTACGAGAGTCAGGTGCTATTGAGCAAGATGCCGATTTAATCATCTTTATTTATCGCGATGAGGTTTATAATCCTGATAGTGAAGATAAAGGCACCGCCGAAATTATTATTGGTAAGCATCGTAACGGTTCTATTGGAACGCTAAGACTGACCTTTATTGGTCAATATACTCGCTTTGAAAACTTCATTAACCTTCCTGATCAAGATAATCATTTTTAA
- the alr gene encoding alanine racemase: MSRPIEAHINLGALQHNLAQTKALVGHSRIWAVIKANGYGHGLLRVAGALNRADGFAVASVDEALQLRQAGFLHPILLLEGLFDASELSLVLQHRLDLVVHSHHQVDWLLAQTIKEPLHLWLKLDTGMHRLGFNEEGLHQALFRLKHHAPRFKCHLMSHLACAEDDTPFNQYQYQQLLAANTNYQYKLSLANSAAIQTAPQTHLNWVRPGIMLYGAGILASQKERFKPVMTLTSRVIALKWIEAGEGVGYGQTWQASQTTCLAIVAVGYGDGYPRHATNGTPVLISGMRFSLVGRVSMDMITVDVTANAQQIKLNDPVELWGPNLSVDEVAEHANTIGYELLCGITQRVKIKELTQDEL; the protein is encoded by the coding sequence ATGTCGCGACCGATTGAAGCGCATATTAATTTAGGCGCACTTCAGCATAATCTAGCTCAAACCAAGGCGCTTGTTGGACACTCACGAATTTGGGCTGTCATTAAAGCGAATGGTTATGGTCATGGGTTGCTGCGTGTAGCTGGCGCACTTAATAGAGCAGATGGTTTTGCGGTGGCCTCTGTAGATGAGGCATTGCAACTCAGGCAAGCTGGATTTTTACATCCTATTTTGTTGCTTGAAGGTTTATTTGATGCATCGGAATTAAGTCTGGTTCTTCAGCACCGTTTGGACTTGGTGGTGCATAGTCATCATCAAGTTGATTGGTTGTTAGCACAAACGATTAAAGAGCCGCTGCATTTGTGGTTGAAACTTGACACAGGCATGCACCGATTGGGTTTTAATGAAGAAGGATTACACCAAGCGCTATTCCGTCTTAAACATCATGCACCGCGCTTCAAATGCCATTTAATGTCGCATCTCGCATGCGCCGAGGACGACACGCCTTTCAATCAGTATCAGTATCAACAATTATTAGCAGCCAATACTAACTATCAATATAAGTTGAGCCTTGCCAATTCGGCTGCAATACAAACAGCACCTCAAACTCACCTGAACTGGGTAAGGCCCGGTATTATGCTCTATGGTGCTGGCATTTTAGCATCTCAAAAAGAACGTTTTAAGCCGGTAATGACGCTTACTAGTCGTGTTATTGCCCTCAAATGGATTGAAGCTGGAGAAGGGGTAGGGTATGGGCAAACTTGGCAGGCCTCACAGACAACTTGCCTAGCAATAGTTGCTGTAGGTTATGGCGATGGCTATCCACGTCATGCGACTAACGGGACACCAGTCTTGATTAGTGGCATGCGGTTTTCGCTAGTTGGACGCGTATCCATGGATATGATTACCGTTGATGTCACTGCAAATGCGCAGCAAATAAAGCTTAATGATCCTGTAGAGCTTTGGGGGCCAAATTTATCGGTTGATGAAGTCGCAGAACACGCTAATACAATCGGTTATGAACTTTTATGTGGGATTACGCAACGGGTGAAAATTAAAGAGTTAACCCAAGATGAACTATAA
- a CDS encoding integration host factor subunit beta, with protein MTKSELIELISRKQTQLSHNDVELAVNHIVDAMIAAMAAGDRIEIRGFGSFSLHHRQARLGRNPKTGETVALSDKRVPHFKPGKELRERVDESKFHADILC; from the coding sequence ATGACCAAATCAGAATTAATTGAACTTATTTCTCGTAAACAAACGCAACTCAGTCATAACGATGTTGAATTAGCGGTAAACCATATTGTTGATGCTATGATTGCAGCTATGGCTGCTGGTGATCGTATTGAGATTCGTGGATTTGGCAGCTTTTCTTTGCATCACCGCCAAGCTCGTTTAGGGCGTAATCCTAAAACGGGTGAAACGGTAGCTTTATCAGACAAGCGTGTTCCACACTTTAAGCCTGGTAAAGAATTGCGTGAACGTGTCGACGAATCTAAGTTTCATGCCGATATATTGTGTTAA
- a CDS encoding MATE family efflux transporter, whose protein sequence is MNTTSYWFEVRSILRLAWPILIAQLALTGLGVVDTLMSGWVGVEDLAAIGLGTSILLPVFMFATGILLALTPLTAKALGANQPDRIASQLHQGLWIAIPIGWVCALILWFPHPLLNLLQLDSRVYELTVGYLFWAAFGLPGVALYQVYRFYWEGLGKTLPTLGFSLAALLFNIPLNALFIFGWGPIVGMGAVGAGVATAIVMWSMLIGALIYVRVHPAFAAYRLNSILRPRWQQGIKPILWLGVPMAFALLFEVGMFTFIVFFIAPLGTVIIGAHQIAISFTSLLFMFPLSFAMALTIRVGYAYGQQDLRLLKVLLRVGLMSAMVLGILLSIFTLASSSFIVRAYTQNTEVMSIALTLFIFAAAYQIFDAIQVTAAGALRGLQDTQVTMWVTLLSYWIIGLGLGYWLAFSSFWFEPMGVYGFWIGIVIGLLLAAILLYWRLRWLSRRIMY, encoded by the coding sequence ATGAATACAACTTCTTACTGGTTTGAGGTGAGGTCTATTCTTCGCCTGGCATGGCCAATTTTAATCGCACAGCTTGCTTTGACCGGACTGGGCGTTGTGGACACATTGATGTCTGGCTGGGTCGGCGTGGAGGATTTAGCCGCCATTGGTTTAGGTACCAGTATTTTGCTTCCCGTGTTTATGTTTGCTACGGGTATTCTATTAGCTTTAACTCCGCTAACAGCCAAAGCTTTAGGGGCTAATCAACCTGACAGAATCGCATCACAACTGCATCAGGGCTTATGGATTGCCATACCCATCGGTTGGGTATGCGCACTAATTCTTTGGTTTCCGCATCCGTTATTAAATCTATTACAGCTCGATTCACGAGTTTATGAACTTACCGTTGGTTATTTGTTTTGGGCAGCCTTTGGTTTGCCAGGTGTTGCCCTATACCAAGTCTATCGTTTTTATTGGGAAGGCCTGGGTAAAACCCTGCCAACTTTAGGCTTTAGTTTGGCCGCATTGCTTTTTAATATTCCACTAAATGCGCTATTTATTTTTGGTTGGGGGCCGATCGTGGGCATGGGCGCTGTTGGAGCAGGGGTCGCAACCGCGATTGTAATGTGGTCGATGCTTATCGGAGCACTCATTTATGTACGTGTACATCCTGCCTTTGCAGCCTATAGACTCAACAGTATCTTGCGACCCCGTTGGCAGCAAGGCATAAAACCGATTCTATGGTTAGGTGTACCGATGGCGTTTGCGTTACTTTTTGAAGTAGGCATGTTTACCTTTATCGTGTTTTTTATTGCACCCTTAGGCACAGTTATTATTGGTGCACATCAAATTGCAATTAGCTTTACATCACTCTTGTTTATGTTTCCGTTGAGCTTTGCCATGGCTTTAACCATTCGCGTTGGTTATGCTTACGGACAGCAAGATTTAAGACTTTTAAAGGTTCTATTACGTGTTGGATTGATGAGCGCTATGGTGCTGGGCATATTACTGTCAATTTTTACCCTTGCGAGTAGCTCGTTCATTGTACGCGCATATACACAGAACACAGAGGTTATGAGCATTGCCTTGACTTTGTTCATTTTTGCGGCCGCCTATCAAATTTTTGATGCTATCCAAGTGACTGCCGCTGGCGCATTGCGAGGGCTTCAAGATACACAAGTCACTATGTGGGTGACCTTATTAAGCTATTGGATTATTGGGCTTGGGTTGGGTTATTGGTTAGCATTCAGTTCATTCTGGTTTGAACCTATGGGCGTTTATGGCTTTTGGATTGGTATTGTGATCGGATTATTACTGGCTGCGATTTTGTTATATTGGCGGCTTCGTTGGTTAAGTCGCCGCATTATGTATTAA
- the rpsR gene encoding 30S ribosomal protein S18: MARNFGRKKFCRFSAENVKEIDYKDLDTLKAYITETGKIVPSRITGTSAKYQRQLATAIKRARVLALLPYTDQHK, translated from the coding sequence ATGGCTAGAAATTTTGGACGTAAAAAGTTTTGTCGCTTTTCAGCGGAAAACGTAAAAGAGATTGACTATAAGGATTTAGATACCTTGAAAGCGTATATTACTGAAACAGGTAAAATTGTACCTAGCCGCATTACCGGCACGAGTGCAAAATACCAGCGTCAGCTAGCGACAGCGATTAAACGCGCTCGTGTATTAGCTTTGTTGCCATACACTGATCAGCACAAGTAA
- the rplI gene encoding 50S ribosomal protein L9, whose amino-acid sequence MNVILLEKVQNLGGLGEQVTVKSGYARNFLIPQGKAKPATKDNVAEFEARRAELEKQAAATLAAAQAIYEKINGMVVKVEASAGDEGKLFGSVGTQDIADALSASGFNVERRQVRLPQGPMRTTGTFEIDIQLHTDVVAAINVEITAV is encoded by the coding sequence ATGAACGTTATTCTGCTAGAAAAAGTACAAAACTTAGGTGGTTTAGGTGAGCAAGTAACTGTTAAATCAGGTTACGCGCGTAATTTTTTAATTCCACAAGGTAAGGCAAAGCCTGCAACCAAAGACAACGTAGCTGAGTTTGAAGCTCGTCGTGCCGAGCTTGAAAAACAAGCAGCAGCTACTTTAGCCGCAGCACAAGCCATTTATGAAAAAATTAATGGTATGGTTGTTAAGGTTGAAGCGAGCGCCGGTGATGAAGGCAAATTATTTGGTTCTGTTGGCACCCAAGACATTGCTGATGCATTAAGTGCATCAGGTTTTAATGTTGAACGTCGTCAAGTCCGTTTGCCACAAGGACCTATGCGTACCACTGGTACCTTTGAAATTGACATTCAATTGCACACAGATGTTGTCGCAGCAATTAATGTTGAAATCACAGCTGTATAA
- a CDS encoding LapA family protein, whose amino-acid sequence MRRIVSLISFAIFLLFGVAMALLNPHLVMFDSFFYQTSLPLSILLTLSFLVGLFLAGLLMSTKLWSVQWHLKKSNKKLKYQEAEILQLKKNLNHLEAQAEVQQTPTTAENTPNPLLSIR is encoded by the coding sequence ATGCGCCGTATTGTAAGTTTAATTAGCTTTGCCATTTTTTTATTGTTCGGCGTTGCTATGGCATTACTTAATCCACATTTAGTGATGTTTGATAGCTTTTTTTACCAAACATCACTTCCTTTATCGATCCTTCTTACATTAAGCTTTTTAGTCGGTTTATTTTTAGCGGGTCTATTAATGAGTACTAAACTCTGGTCGGTCCAGTGGCATTTAAAAAAATCGAATAAAAAGCTTAAATACCAAGAAGCTGAAATACTTCAACTGAAAAAAAATCTTAACCACCTAGAAGCTCAGGCTGAAGTTCAACAAACCCCTACAACTGCAGAAAATACGCCTAATCCTTTGCTGAGCATACGTTAG
- a CDS encoding DUF2232 domain-containing protein, protein MIALANFIMRGPLQAYGVAVIAAILAIFFSPIGVLAGIVIALITLRIGVVEGAKTMAVAAIVHLLLTFLMSGSYAPGFVVIIEFMLPIWVIAVVLRNTNSLGMALQATALLAGAGLVFAHLMIGDLAQWWLNLFNEIAGPILKEAGVNYSVETIEQMTHMITMLIAMFAALLWFGQVLVARWLQSSLYYPGQFQKDFHRLTLPKSIAWATFGVATLSLFMNEWSGGLLGNLFGLLTVILMFQGIAIIHHAVAVKQASNGWLIGMYILLLVFPQAVLVLAIIGMADSFSDFRSRWEPSN, encoded by the coding sequence ATGATTGCCTTAGCCAATTTCATAATGCGAGGACCGCTACAAGCCTATGGCGTAGCGGTTATTGCGGCGATTTTGGCGATATTTTTTAGTCCGATTGGGGTTTTAGCAGGCATAGTTATTGCGCTAATTACCTTACGAATTGGAGTGGTCGAAGGTGCGAAGACCATGGCTGTCGCAGCTATTGTTCATTTGCTCCTAACCTTCTTGATGAGTGGTAGTTATGCGCCGGGTTTTGTAGTTATCATTGAGTTTATGTTGCCCATTTGGGTGATTGCCGTGGTATTGCGAAATACAAATTCATTGGGTATGGCTCTTCAGGCAACTGCTTTATTAGCCGGTGCTGGTTTGGTTTTCGCGCATTTGATGATCGGTGATCTTGCTCAATGGTGGCTCAATTTGTTTAACGAAATTGCTGGTCCTATCCTTAAAGAGGCTGGGGTTAATTATAGCGTGGAAACGATTGAGCAAATGACACACATGATCACTATGCTAATAGCAATGTTTGCGGCTTTGCTATGGTTTGGTCAGGTACTGGTTGCGCGTTGGTTGCAATCATCTCTGTACTATCCAGGCCAATTCCAGAAGGACTTTCACCGTTTGACACTTCCTAAGTCAATTGCTTGGGCAACATTCGGGGTTGCGACACTCAGTTTGTTTATGAATGAGTGGTCTGGTGGCTTATTAGGCAATCTGTTTGGTTTACTCACGGTTATTTTAATGTTTCAAGGTATTGCAATTATCCATCATGCGGTGGCTGTTAAACAGGCATCAAACGGGTGGCTAATTGGCATGTATATTTTATTGCTTGTGTTTCCACAAGCGGTTTTAGTATTAGCGATCATTGGTATGGCGGATTCCTTTAGTGATTTCCGTAGCCGATGGGAGCCGAGTAATTAA
- a CDS encoding NUDIX domain-containing protein, translated as MNYNVQLISAERVYDGFFHLDQLHYCHSLYEGGMSKPITRELFQRGEAVVVLLYDLATQELVLVEQFRAGALAHFQDQQAWLLEPVAGMIDEGETPLDAAVREVLEEAGVTLAPDCFEFVGQFFPSPGGSSEILHLFVAPVNTQDLPAFAGNSHEVEDIKLIRLNFTKAKQAVAEGRFNVASTWIAIQWFMSQKWGH; from the coding sequence ATGAACTATAACGTGCAATTAATCAGTGCTGAGCGCGTCTACGATGGTTTCTTTCATTTAGACCAACTCCATTATTGCCATAGCCTCTATGAAGGGGGCATGAGTAAGCCAATAACCCGTGAGCTGTTCCAACGCGGCGAAGCCGTGGTAGTACTCCTCTATGATCTCGCTACACAAGAACTGGTGTTGGTTGAGCAATTTCGAGCGGGGGCTTTAGCCCATTTTCAAGATCAGCAGGCTTGGTTACTCGAACCCGTTGCAGGAATGATTGACGAAGGTGAGACGCCACTGGATGCGGCGGTGCGTGAAGTACTTGAAGAGGCTGGTGTTACTTTAGCGCCAGACTGTTTTGAATTTGTTGGACAGTTTTTTCCCAGTCCTGGAGGTTCGAGTGAGATTTTGCATTTATTTGTTGCACCCGTTAATACTCAAGATTTGCCAGCTTTTGCAGGTAACAGTCATGAGGTTGAAGATATAAAATTAATTCGTTTAAATTTTACTAAGGCCAAACAGGCTGTTGCTGAGGGGCGGTTTAATGTTGCCAGTACCTGGATTGCGATACAGTGGTTTATGAGCCAAAAGTGGGGTCACTAG
- the pyrF gene encoding orotidine-5'-phosphate decarboxylase yields the protein MSTSIKSPVIVALDFPSTQSALTLVDQLEPSQCRLKVGKELFALGGPELVKTLQQREFDVFVDLKYHDIPTTVAKACRALSDMGVWMLNVHSLGGPKMIAAAREAIEQSGHPTLLIAVTILTSFDEEQLAAIGLQGSIASNVKRLAQLAKGAGAHGVVCSALEAEMLRQSCGLDFRLVTPGIRLNSHAVDDQHRIMTPEKAILAGSHYLVIGRPITQAKEPLSVLNEINHRLSSLKNAL from the coding sequence ATGTCTACCTCTATAAAATCACCTGTCATTGTTGCATTAGATTTTCCATCAACTCAATCGGCATTAACTCTGGTAGATCAACTTGAACCTTCGCAATGCCGACTCAAAGTTGGTAAGGAGCTGTTTGCTCTAGGTGGGCCTGAACTGGTAAAAACTCTACAACAGCGTGAGTTTGATGTTTTTGTAGACCTTAAATATCACGACATACCAACTACTGTGGCTAAAGCTTGTCGTGCATTAAGTGATATGGGCGTATGGATGCTCAATGTGCATAGTTTAGGTGGTCCTAAAATGATTGCAGCGGCAAGAGAAGCCATCGAACAATCAGGTCATCCAACGTTATTAATAGCCGTTACAATCCTGACAAGTTTTGATGAAGAACAGCTTGCGGCAATTGGTCTGCAAGGTAGTATTGCCTCTAATGTTAAACGCTTGGCACAGCTCGCTAAAGGAGCGGGTGCCCATGGTGTAGTTTGTTCAGCACTTGAAGCTGAGATGTTACGCCAGTCCTGCGGTCTAGATTTTCGCTTAGTTACGCCGGGGATTCGCTTGAATAGTCATGCCGTGGATGATCAGCATCGTATAATGACACCTGAAAAGGCTATCCTGGCAGGTTCTCACTATTTGGTGATTGGGCGTCCCATTACACAAGCTAAAGAGCCACTGTCCGTTTTAAATGAAATTAACCATCGTTTGTCTTCCCTCAAAAACGCTTTGTAG
- the rpsF gene encoding 30S ribosomal protein S6, producing the protein MRHYEVVFLVHPDQSEQVPAMIERYRAIIEQDGGKIHRLEDWGRRQLAYTIEKAHKAHYILMNIECTQAALDELDSAFYYNDAVLRNMFVKRNEAITEPSVMAGKKEDRNEAVSA; encoded by the coding sequence ATGCGTCATTATGAAGTAGTATTTTTAGTTCATCCGGATCAAAGTGAACAAGTACCTGCAATGATTGAGCGTTACCGCGCCATTATTGAGCAGGACGGTGGCAAAATTCACCGTTTAGAAGATTGGGGCCGTCGCCAATTAGCTTACACCATTGAAAAAGCACACAAAGCGCATTACATTTTGATGAACATCGAATGTACTCAAGCGGCACTAGATGAGCTTGATAGCGCATTCTATTACAACGACGCCGTATTACGTAATATGTTTGTTAAGCGTAATGAAGCTATTACTGAGCCATCAGTAATGGCAGGTAAGAAAGAAGACCGTAACGAAGCGGTTAGCGCTTAA